The Deinococcus ruber region GCAGCTCACAGGAGGGGAGAAGTGCGGATCGTTCCGGGGCGCTACACTCGGCGGCATGTCAGCGACGTTCCCGGCACAGTCACCTCAGAGCAGGTCGCCCCAGATCATTCCGTGCGTCGATATTCAGGGTGGGCACGCCGTTCGGCTGTACGAAGGCGATCCCGACCGCGAGACGGTGTATTTCGACTCCCCGCTGCTGGCGGCGCAGCACTGGGCCGGGCTGGGTGCGCCGCTGCTGCATCTAGTCGATCTGGACGCTGCCACCGGGCGCGGTGAAAATCGCCGCCTGATCGCCGACATCGTGGAAGCAGGCGTGGCCTCGGTAGAGGTGGGCGGCGGCATTCGTGATGTGGACGCCGCCGAGAAACTGCTGGCCCTGGGAGTCATGCGGGTGGTGATCGGCACGGCAGCCGTCAAGAACCCGGAACTGGTGCGAAATCTGTTGGCGGCGCATGGCCCCGAGCGCGTGGTGGTGAGCCTGGATGCCCGCTGGCCCGATGTGGCGGTTTCGGGCTGGGCGGCAGCCAGCGGCGTGCAGGTGGCCGAGATGACGGCGCGGCTGGGCGAGATGGGCCTGGAAACCCTGATCTTTACCGACGTGACCCGCGACGGCACTCTGAAAGGACTGGACCGCACCTTGATGGCCCAGGTGCGCCAGCTGTGGACGAATACCCTGATCGTGGGGGGCGGCGTGGCGAACCTGGACGACGTGGCGCTGCTGTCAGAGCTGAATATCGAAGGGGCCATCGTGGGCCGCGCCATCTACGAGGGAACGCTGCCGTATCCGGTTTGAGCTGTGAAGTGGGATTTGGATGGCATGCCGTCTCCGCTGTTCCGACAAGCCACTGGCCGAAAAAAGACAGGCGGCTCAGGGTTCCCCGCACTCCCTACTTCCTAGAAAAGAACATCCTCACCACGGTCAGCACCATCACGGAAGGAACGGCCAGCAGCGCGATAACGGCGTTCTGCACGGCTGCACCGATGCTGGGCAGCTCGGGCGGCGCGTCGGGGGCGCGTGGCGTGGGCGGCAGCGCTGGCGTGCGCCGAAAGCGGCTCTGAAGGCGGTCGCGCAGACTGCGTTTGGCAGCGGGCACCCGGTCGGGAGCTGCATCCTGTGACGCGCCCTGACCCTGTTCGCTCAGGGCCTGTTGCTGGGAACGGCGCTGGGCGGGCGTGAGTTTATCGGCGGGTGTCTGCGCGATGGCCTGCGCTTCCTTGGTGCTGACTGTAGGATCGATGGCTCCGCCCTGCTCGGCCACCGCTGCCTTCTTATCGGGGTTGTTGGCTCCGCCCGCGTGCGTGCCGTACTGCTGCGAATACACCCAGGTAATTTCGGCCCCAAAAAAGATGATCATGCTGCTGTAATAGATCCACAGCAGCATCAGGAAGAGCGCCGCCGCCGCGCCATATGGATTGTTTGAGGCGATGCGGGCGAAGTACAGCCCGATCAGAATCTGACCGACTGTAAACAGCACCGCCGTGACGCCCGCGCCCACCCAGACCTCGCGCCACTGCAATTTCACGTCGGGCAGAAACTTATAGATGAAGGCAAAAATCGGGGTAAACAGCAGGCTGGAGAGCACGAAGGTACCCAGGCGCACGAAGAAGGCCCCGAACCCGATGGTCTCACCGATGCGCTCTGCGATGGCCGACAGATACGTATTGACGACCAGAAAGGCGATGATCAGGCCGCCGATCACCAGCACCAGGGCGAACGACACCAGCCGTGTGCGGATCATCGTCCAGAGGTTCTGTTTGGGGGGCGGGTCGGCTCCCCACAGCGCATTGAGCGACGACTGAAGCTGAATAAACAGCCCGGTTGCCGTCAGAAAGACCGTGACGGCACCGACCAGACTGGCCCAGGTCAGGCCGCTGGAAACCTTTGGCAGCAGCGTCTTGATGAAGGTGGCGACGTTCTCACCCACGCCGCTGCTGAGTGCCTGAAGCAGCTGCTCCTGTACATGCGTCTGCCCCAGGAAATACCCGGCGACCACGGTAATCAGGAACAGCAGTGGCGCGATGGCCGAAAAGGCGTAGTACGACAGCGCCGCCGCCAGCCGGGGGGCATTGTCCTGCGAGAAGGCGAGCGCAGCGTCACGGATCAGCGTATACAGCTGAACCAGGCGGCTGGCGCGGTGAAGTGGAGTGGCGGGCGCGCTCATACGCTCAAGTGTAGTCAGCGCGGGGCAGAGCGCCGCCATAGCTAAACCTCAGGTCAATTTCCGCTCAGCTTTGGGAAGCGTTTCAGTGCTGTTCTAGCGCGTCCCAGGCCGCGAACGTCACCGGAAACAGCGGCTCGGCAAGCTGGCGCATGGCGCGGGCATACTGCTGCGTCTCGTACTGCGCCCCGGCATGGTCGCGCAGCCCGATGAAATGCAGCAGGCTGCGAACATTGAAGGTGTAATACGACTCGGTATACATCGCCTGTGGCAGCACGCCGCGTGCCTGCTCGCGGGTTACGCCCAGAGAGAGCAGCTGCTGATACGCGCCGTAACTCGCCTGCCACGCGCTTTCCCAGGCGGCGGCGGCAGCCTGCTGATCGAGTGAGCCGTCGTCCTGCACGCTGGCCTGCCGGTTGCTGGGGGCCTGCCTGCGAAACGAGGTGGGAGTGTACAGGCGTTCCTGCACCTCGACGTATCGCCCGCTCACTTCATTTTTGGAGACGCCGACCCGGTGGCGCACCATCTGGCGATCCACGAAAATCGGGCACACCACCTTGAAGGTGATGAGGTTGTGCTCGAACGGTGAGCCGTGCTGATTTTTCAGCAGATAGCCGATCAGTTTCTCGTCGCGGCTGGTCAGTGGGGCGTCATTGTCGCCACCAAAACTGACTCTCGCGGCGTTCACGATCATTTTATCGTCTCCGACGTGCTGCACCAGGGCGACACTGCCGAAGGGATCGCCCAGGGGAAACAGTACAGCGGGCGGGGTAGAAGGCTCGGTCTGGGTCATGGCTGCCCAATCCTATCAGGGCGGCGCCTGCAACGAAGAACGCCCGCGACTGCTGGAGTCACGGGCGGTTCTTTGACATTTACATACACGACGACGAAGGAGAAGACGCTGCACGGCGATACACGACGGAAAGAGCGATCAGAGAGCGAAGTTGGATCGGAACAGCCGCACTGGTCCAGATATGACGGCGAATCAGGGTGAGGGAAGAAGGAAGATGACGACCCGGTCTCCAGGCAACTGTTCCGAACACCAGCTTGACGTGAAATGTCTTACAGAAGACTTACAAAAACGAGAGAAATATCACAGGCTCTCAACTGTTGATACGTTCAGCGACGAACGCGCACCGGAACCAGACGTGGTTGACGGCGAAGGCCGGAGAAACGGGAGAGGGTCAAGGCGAGTCCGGTCATGACAACCATCAGTGCGATCAACATGGCTCAGTGTGCGCCAGTGACCATGACAACATCGTTACAGAATGTCAGGCGGCGTCGCAGCGAAACCGCCGGGCGTATCGGCAACGTGAAAGCCTGCTTTTCGTGGCCCCGCAGATTGCGGTGGTCGGGGCCGATAGCTATGGCCGTACCAGAGAGGTTGCCCGTGTCGGAGCCACGAACGAAGAGAAGACTGCTGGCCCCAGCAGATCAAGACCTTGGCGGCAGATGCCGAAGGGCGAGCGGTTCAAAGTGAGGCGGCGTCCAGCCCTCCCGCCGTCACGATCACCCGGAACTCGTCGGCTGTCACGGGCATGACCGACAGGCGCGTGCCTTTTTGCAACAGGCGCATGCCCTCCAGTTCCGGCAGCGTTCGCAGGGCGTCGAGGGCAAGAAAGCGCGGAAGCGCCGCCACCGCTGCCACCTCGACCATGCTCCAGCGCGGGTTGTCGGGCGTGCTCTTCGGGTCGTAATAGGCGCTGCTCTCATCGAATTGCAGGTTGTCGGGCACGGCAGGCGTCAGCACGCACGCCACGCCTGCCACGCCGCTCGGCTGAGCCTGTGAATGATAGAAGAGGCACAGGTCGCCCGGCTGCATGGCCCGCAGAAAATTGCGTGCCTGATAGTTCCGCACGCCGTTCCAGGGTTCGCTGACCCGTTGTTCCAGATCGGTGTACCCGAACACGTCCGGTTCGCTTTTCAGCAGCCAGTAGGCGCGGGCAACAGTCAGAGAGCCAACGGGAACAGACGGATCGGACATACACACTCAGCCTAACAAAGTCGGTGCTGCTTCTGTTCGTCAGGGCACCCTCGTACTGCGGGCCTGCCGCTACAGTAAAGCAGGTATGTCGCGTTCCCCCTGGCCCATTGTTCTGCTGCTCGCGGCGCTGGCAGCGTATCTGTCTCCGAACTGGCACTGGCCGGGTCTGGACGGCGGTGCGGGCGGCTCTGTCGAGCGGCAGTTGCCCAGCCAGGACGCTGGCACGTCGCCGCTGACCACCGATCCCAACGCCTCGCTGTCACCTGCATCGCGGGAACTGTTCAACCGCGTGCGGCCTGCCAGCGTGCAGATCGAGCAGCTGTCACGGGGCGGCAACGGCGGGCTGGGCAGCGGCTTTTTCATTACCCCTCAGGGGCTGCTGCTGACGGCGTATCACGTGGTGGACGGTGCCAGAATCATCCGGGTACGCACGGTCAGCGATCAGACCTTTTCGGCAAAGGTGGTGGGCTTCGATAACGCCGCCGACGTGGCGCTGCTTCAGATTCAGACGCGGGGCACCGTGCCGTTTCTGGAACTGGCCCCCGGCACACCCCGAGTCGGAGAGCGCGTGCTGGCAGTGGGCAACTCGCGGGGCGATTTCCTTCAGGCGCGGCGCGGTCTGCTGCTGGCCCTGAACGCCGAGGCGGGCCGCTCGGACTTCCCCGAGGGCACGCTGGAGATGAGCGCTCCGCTGGCTCCTGGCGATTCGGGCGGCCCCATCGTCAATACACTTGGGCAGGCGATCGGCGTGGTCAGTTATGTACGGGTAGACGACCAGGGCAACACCCTGAGCAGCTACGCGGTGCCGGTGACGGCAAACGAGGCGCTCATCACGCAGCTCAAGGCGGGCGTCAAGCGCGACGTGCCCGCCATCGGCCTGACCTTCGACACCGATCACGACGGCCAGACCAATCCGCCGGGCGGCGTCATCAGCGCGGTGGTCAGCGGTGGTCCGGCAGAGCGGGCCGGGCTGGTCGGTATCCAGCAGGCCGAAGACGGTCATATGACGGCGCTGGGCGACGTGATCCTGAGCGTCAACGGTCAGCGTACCCGCAGCGCTGACGACGCCATCTACGAGATCCGGCGGCACCAGATCGGAGACACCGTGACGCTGGGCGTGATCCGGCAGGGAACACGGCGCACGGTCGAGATGCGGCTGGTGGCGAGGGGTAGTCTGGTGTTCGGCCCCTGACCTGTGCTCAGCGCTGGTTGCCCCGTCGCCACAGCACCGCCAGTACCAGCAACGCCGCCCACCAGCGCCACCGTCTTAGAGGGCTGGGCCGCGCAAAGCTGGCCTGACCGCTCAGGTACGCACGCAGGGCGTCTTCGTGTGGGGTGGCGGGGGGCACGGGAAGCTGTGTAGGTGGCAGATGCAGATCGGCGTGCAGCAGGTCCTGACGGTAGGCATTCTCGCGGGGGTGCCCGCTGCCCGCTTTCAGCTGCTGGCCCACCTCGCGCAGCCGCTCCAGATCGCTGCCCTCTTCTACCCAGGGGGCGAGGGCCAGAAAGCCGGGCCGCGCAGCCGTCATCACGTAGCTGCGCGGCTGCGGCGCTTCATCGGCAGGCCCGACAATGGCGCTCTGACCGTCGAAACTCAGATCGAGCAGATTGCCCACCACCATCGGATTGACGGCGTAGCGGATGCTGCCGGGCGTGGCTGTGACCTGCCAGCTGCTTTCGAGCCACGCCAGCGGCTGATCGCGGGGCGTCTGGCCCGGCGGATAGATGCCCTCCTTGCCCGTCCAGGGGCTGCCGTTGGCGTCGGGTTGCAGCAGCACGGTGCAGCCCTGCGCCCACAGCGATTCCAGCACGTCGGCGCGAAAGGCGTCGAGGCTGATTGCCACGCCCAGATCGCCCACCGGGGTCGGAAAGACCCGCAACTCGTCCAGGCTGCCGGGCGACAGATCGACGCCGCCCGCTTCCTCGTCGGGGGTCAAGTGCACCTTGTCGGCGCTGCCGATCAGCAGACCTTCGGGCGACAGGATCAGCGTCTGATTGTACAGGGCCGTTCCCTCGCGCCGCAGCGTGCTGCCGTGCAGCCGGTAGTGCGGCATCGGTGTGCTGCCGCAGACCAGAAAGACACCGTATTCGCGGGCCAGCGCCGCGCAGGTATCCAGGTACAGCGCTGTGTTCTCTTCGGTGCAGGCCAGTTGTAGCGCCCGCACCACCGACACGCCCCCGCGCAGCAGCAGCGGCAGCACGGCGGGCAGTCGCCTCAGCAGCAGCGCCGCCGCCGCGCCCTGAAACGTCCCTGTCCGCACCGCCAGATGTCCGCCGCGCAGCACCAGCGGCAGCCCGTTCAGCTCGGTCAGAACCACCAGCGTGGGCTGTGTGGCATGCAGGTGGGGCCGCGCCGCTTCCAGTTGCGCCCGCATCCAGGCTTCAAACGAGCGGGCGCTCAGAAAGTCGGCGGCGCTCCATTTTGGCTGCACGGCGATGGCCCGGAAGTGGCGTTCGGCGGGGGCGTCGGTGGTCATGGCCTGAGCTTAGCGGAGGCGGCCACAGCAGGCAGCAAAAAACCACCCCGGCTGGAGTGGTTTTTGCACGTTGGATTGGTTGCGGGCGTTTACTTAACGATGCGCTGGCCGCGGCGGATGCTCAGCTTGTCGGTCAGGGTGATGTAGCTGTCGTAGTCGGTGCGCTCCAGGTACTTCAGCAGGCGGCGGCGCTGGCCGTTCATCAACTGAAGGCCGCGCTGGCCGTGCTTGTCTTTCTTGTTGGTGCCCAGGTGCTTCGCCAGGTTCTGAATGCGCTCGGTCAGCAGCGCGATCTGGACGTGGGTGCTGCCGGTGTCGCCGTTGCTCTGGGCGTTGGCCTTGATGATGCCGCTCTTCTTGTCCTGAAAATTCTGGTTATGGCTCATGAGTATCCCTCTGGTGTTGTGGAGTCTCGCACGCCAGAGCCAGAGAAGACCCCTGACCCTCGGCGGCGGCAACAGCGAGTGTAACACCCCCCGAATACAAAGGCAATTGACAAAGCAGGAACGCGACCCTAGAATCTTTTAGCCTTCCTACCAGAGGCGCGTGTTCGTATGGACACGGAAAACGGGTGTGCTGGGGTGGCGGAATTGGTAGACGCACTAGCTTGAGGTGCTAGCGCCGCGAGGCGTGTGGGTTCAAGTCCCATCTTCAGCACCACGCTCGATGAAACGGGTCACAGCCTTGGGTTGTGGCCTGTTTTTCATTCAGCTCGGGCGGCCCTCTCACCGGGCCATGAGAGCCTTGGACGTGACCCCCCACATCCGCGTTGCTGTGCTCCTGACCGCGTTTCTTGTTCCGTCGCTCGGTGCTCCGTCGCTTGCCCAGACCACCTCTTCCAAAACGTTTCCCGCTGCCAGTACCAGCCCGCTCAGCATCGCGGCCATGCGTGCCCGCAGTTACCCCGGCAGCGCCCTGACGGTGCGCCAGACCCTCAGCCCCGGCAGCAACTATCAGCGCTGGGTCGTGTCGTATCAGTCGGACGGCCTGCGGATCAATGCGCTGCTCACCGTGCCCAACGGCACGCCGCCTAAAGGGGGCTGGCCCGCCATCGTGTTCAATCACGGGTATATTCCGCCGAACGTCTACCGCACCACCGAGCGGTATGTGGCGTATCAGGACGCTTTTGCGCGGGCGGGCTTCGTCACGCTCAAGAGCGATTACCGGGGGCACGGCAGCAGCCAGGGTGAAGCGGTGGGCGGATATTACGACCCTGGCTACACCGTGGACGTGCTGAACGCCGCCGCCAGCCTGCGAAAAGACAAGCGGGTGAACTCGGCGCGGCTGGGGATGTGGGGCCACAGTATGGGCGGCCACCTGACGCTGCGGGCGATGGTGATCGACAAGACCATCAAGGCGGGCGTGATCTGGGCGGGTGTGGTGGCTCCGTATAACCTGATGCAGACAGCCTGGAAGCGCGGCCCCAACGCCGAATACATTCCGCCGAGTGCCCGCAGGCGCGGCCAGGAGATGACCGCGAAGTACGGCACGGCGGCCCAGAATCCGGCGTTCTGGCAGGCCGTCAGCCCCAACAGCTTTCTGAAAGACCTGAGCGGCCCGCTTCAGCTGCATCAGGGAACAGCCGACGTGGAAGTGCCGCCCACCTTCCATGTGGCGCTGGAAAAGGGCCTGAAAGCGGCGGGAATTCCCTACACCGCCTACGTCTATCCCGGCGACGACCACAACCTGAGTCATAATCTTCGACTGGCGCTCAACCGCAGCGTGGCGTTTTTCAAGGCGCATCTGTAAGCAGGTGTCGGACAGCGGCGAAGTACGCTGGAGTATGTCGGAAGAAAGTGTTGAAACAGCAGGGGAAACGCTCATTACGCTGCGGGCGGCGGTGCCCGAAGACGCCGAGCAGATGGCGAGCGTGCATATCCAGTCGTGGCGCGAGACGTACACAGGCCTGATGCCGCCCGACTTCCTGACGCGCATGACCGATGACCGCATGCAGGAACTGCGAGGGGCGAACTGGCGGCGCACCATTCGCGACGCCGACGAAGAGGTGTGTGTGGCGGTGCGGGGCGGGCAGGTGGTGGCGTTTGTCAGCGGGGGAGCGCTGCGCCCACACACGGTCATTCCCGGCGACTATTCCGCCGAGGTCTATACGCTGTACGCCCTGAAGAGCGTGCAGGGGCAGGGGCTGGGCCGCCGTCTGCTGTCGGAAGTGGCAAAGGGCCTGAATCGGCGTGGCTACCGGGGAATGGCGCTGTGGGTGCTGGCGAGCAATCCGACCCGGCAGTTCTATACGCACCTGGGCGGCGTGGAACTGGGCCAGAAGACCGAGGAAACCCGCTTCGGCCCACTCGTGGAAGTGGCGCTGGGGTGGCGGCATCTGGAAGCGCTGATCCGGCCTGACTGAACATGGCCCGCATACAGTTGACGTGCCGTGCATACCGCGCTATATTTTGTCCATCACCGCCTGAGAGGGCGGATTTTTTATGCCTATCTCCCCGTCTGTCTTTGCTACCCTCTGACCATGACCGATACGGCAAGCACGCGGGTGGAGTGGCTTTCGGGGCGAGCGGCGCAGATGCCGGGCAGCATCTTTACCCAGATGAACGGGGCGGTGCAGGAGGCCAGAGAACGCGGCCTGAGCATCATCAATCTGTCGATAGGCTCCTCCGATCTGCCTGCACCCATCGCCGCCCTCGAAGCGCTGCGGGCTGCCACCCACGACCCCGCCAGCCTGCGCTATCCGCTGTTTTCCGATACTGAGCCTCTGCGACTGGCGGCGGCGGCGTATATGGTTCGGCGCTTCGGAGTGGTGCTTGATCCAGAAACGCAGGTATTGCCACTGATCGGTGCACAGGAAGGACTGGCGCATCTGCTGCTGGCAACGTGTAACCCCGGCGACACCTTGCTATTGCCCGATCCCTGCTATCCGCCGTATTACGGGGCGGCGGCGGTGGCTGGCCTGAACGTTCACCCGCTGCCGCTGCGGGCCGAGCACGACTTTTTGCCCCGGCTGGACGACGTGCCTGCCAGCGTGCAGCCGCGTGCGCTGCTGCTGAATTATCCGAACAATCCCACCAGCGCGGTGGCGAGTCTGGAGTTCTTTGAGCAGACGGCGGCGTGGTGCCGGGCACGCGGCACGCTGCTGATTCACGATCACCCGTATGCCGAACTGACCTATGACGGGTTCTCTGCGCCCAGTGCGCTCCAGGCGGGCACAGACGGCGTGGTGGAACTGTATTCCCTGTCCAAGTCGCACCATCTGGCGGGGCTGCGGGTGGGCTTTATCGCGGGCGACGCTTCGGCGCTCTCGGCGCTGGCCCGCGTGAAGGGAGCCATCGACTTTCACCCGTATCTGGGCATTCAGGCGGCGGCAGCGGCAGCCCTGCACATGCCGCCCAGCGGAGCCGACGTGTTTCAGGCCCGGCGAGACGCCCTCGTTCCGGCTCTGCGGGCATCAGGCTGGGAAGTGGCGTGGCCGCAGGCGAGCATGTACGTGTGGGGGCAGCCGCCTGCCGCGCCGGACAGCCTGGCCTACACGCTGCGGGCTGCCCGCGAGGTCGGCGTGGCGCTGTCGCCGGGGCGGGCGTTCGGGCCGAGCGGAGAAGGATATGTGCGCTTCGCCCTGGTACAGCCGCCGGAAGTGCTGCTGGAAGCGGCGAGCAGGCTGGAGGAGATCAGACAGGCGGAATAGGAGCTGGAAACAGCAAAAGAGAAGACCCAATCAATCGTTCGGGTCTTCTCTTTTGCTGCTCCTGCCAAGCGGCGCGGGATTATTTCGTCACAGTAATCGGCAGGCTGTACAGCGTGGGATTGGGTGAGGCGGCCTCGGTGGAGTAGCGCAGCTCGTATTCGCCCGGTTCGTCGGGCATTCTCAGCTGGCCGGGGTTGCCGTCGCGGGTATACACATAACTGGTGTAGGTGCCGACTGCCGCGCCCTTTTTCACCACCGTGATGTAGTCGCCGGGGTTGTTGGGGCCGCTCCACCTGATCGGTACGGTGCTGCCCACCTTCGCCTGACGCGGGGCGGTCATGGAGTAGCTCGCCAGCGTGATTTTGAGCGGCACACTCGCCAGCGTGGGGTTAGGCGACTGGCCTTCGGTGGAGTAGCGCAGTTCGTAATTCCCCGCCTCGAAGGGCAGTTTCAGTTTGCCGGGGTTGGCGTCGCGGGTATAGAAGTACGCGGTATAGGTGCCCACGGGTGCCCCCGCCTTCACGACGGTCACGTAATCGCCAGAGTTGTTGGGGCCAGTCCACTTCACACTGATCTCTGCTCCGGCAGTCGCCGTGGCAGGTGCTTGCAGCGAATACGCGCTGTTGCCGCTGGGCGCAGTAATGGTCAGCGGCACGCTCGCCAGCGTGGGATTCGGGCTGCCCGCCTCGGTGGAATAGCGCAGTTCGTACTCGCCGGGTTCGGTGGGCAGCTTCAGCTTGCCGGGGTTGCCGTCGCGGGTATAGAAGTACGTGGTGTAGGTGCCGACGGCTGCGCCCTTTTTCACCACCGTCACGTAATCGCCGTTGTTGCCGGGGCCAGTCCATTTCACCTGAAGATCGCTGCCCCCGAGGGCACTGGCCGGAGCCTGAAGGCTGTATGTGCCGAGTTTCAGGTGAATCGGCAGGCTCGCCAGCGTTCTGCCGCTGTTGTCGCTGGCATAGCGCAGTTCGTAGTCGCCCTCGGCGGTAGGAGCCGTCAGCGTTAGCGGATTGCCGCTCTGGGTGTACTTGTAATCCAGGTACGCCCCCTCGGCGGCCCCCTTCGGCACGATGGTCACGTAATCGCGCTGGTTGTTCGGGCCTGTCCAGGTCACGGGGAAGGTGCTGCCTGCCGTCACCTCTGACGCGGCCTTCAGC contains the following coding sequences:
- the hisA gene encoding 1-(5-phosphoribosyl)-5-[(5-phosphoribosylamino)methylideneamino]imidazole-4-carboxamide isomerase, whose product is MSATFPAQSPQSRSPQIIPCVDIQGGHAVRLYEGDPDRETVYFDSPLLAAQHWAGLGAPLLHLVDLDAATGRGENRRLIADIVEAGVASVEVGGGIRDVDAAEKLLALGVMRVVIGTAAVKNPELVRNLLAAHGPERVVVSLDARWPDVAVSGWAAASGVQVAEMTARLGEMGLETLIFTDVTRDGTLKGLDRTLMAQVRQLWTNTLIVGGGVANLDDVALLSELNIEGAIVGRAIYEGTLPYPV
- a CDS encoding YihY/virulence factor BrkB family protein, yielding MSAPATPLHRASRLVQLYTLIRDAALAFSQDNAPRLAAALSYYAFSAIAPLLFLITVVAGYFLGQTHVQEQLLQALSSGVGENVATFIKTLLPKVSSGLTWASLVGAVTVFLTATGLFIQLQSSLNALWGADPPPKQNLWTMIRTRLVSFALVLVIGGLIIAFLVVNTYLSAIAERIGETIGFGAFFVRLGTFVLSSLLFTPIFAFIYKFLPDVKLQWREVWVGAGVTAVLFTVGQILIGLYFARIASNNPYGAAAALFLMLLWIYYSSMIIFFGAEITWVYSQQYGTHAGGANNPDKKAAVAEQGGAIDPTVSTKEAQAIAQTPADKLTPAQRRSQQQALSEQGQGASQDAAPDRVPAAKRSLRDRLQSRFRRTPALPPTPRAPDAPPELPSIGAAVQNAVIALLAVPSVMVLTVVRMFFSRK
- the thyX gene encoding FAD-dependent thymidylate synthase: MTQTEPSTPPAVLFPLGDPFGSVALVQHVGDDKMIVNAARVSFGGDNDAPLTSRDEKLIGYLLKNQHGSPFEHNLITFKVVCPIFVDRQMVRHRVGVSKNEVSGRYVEVQERLYTPTSFRRQAPSNRQASVQDDGSLDQQAAAAAWESAWQASYGAYQQLLSLGVTREQARGVLPQAMYTESYYTFNVRSLLHFIGLRDHAGAQYETQQYARAMRQLAEPLFPVTFAAWDALEQH
- a CDS encoding EVE domain-containing protein, with product MSDPSVPVGSLTVARAYWLLKSEPDVFGYTDLEQRVSEPWNGVRNYQARNFLRAMQPGDLCLFYHSQAQPSGVAGVACVLTPAVPDNLQFDESSAYYDPKSTPDNPRWSMVEVAAVAALPRFLALDALRTLPELEGMRLLQKGTRLSVMPVTADEFRVIVTAGGLDAASL
- a CDS encoding S1C family serine protease — encoded protein: MSRSPWPIVLLLAALAAYLSPNWHWPGLDGGAGGSVERQLPSQDAGTSPLTTDPNASLSPASRELFNRVRPASVQIEQLSRGGNGGLGSGFFITPQGLLLTAYHVVDGARIIRVRTVSDQTFSAKVVGFDNAADVALLQIQTRGTVPFLELAPGTPRVGERVLAVGNSRGDFLQARRGLLLALNAEAGRSDFPEGTLEMSAPLAPGDSGGPIVNTLGQAIGVVSYVRVDDQGNTLSSYAVPVTANEALITQLKAGVKRDVPAIGLTFDTDHDGQTNPPGGVISAVVSGGPAERAGLVGIQQAEDGHMTALGDVILSVNGQRTRSADDAIYEIRRHQIGDTVTLGVIRQGTRRTVEMRLVARGSLVFGP
- a CDS encoding nitrilase-related carbon-nitrogen hydrolase, which translates into the protein MTTDAPAERHFRAIAVQPKWSAADFLSARSFEAWMRAQLEAARPHLHATQPTLVVLTELNGLPLVLRGGHLAVRTGTFQGAAAALLLRRLPAVLPLLLRGGVSVVRALQLACTEENTALYLDTCAALAREYGVFLVCGSTPMPHYRLHGSTLRREGTALYNQTLILSPEGLLIGSADKVHLTPDEEAGGVDLSPGSLDELRVFPTPVGDLGVAISLDAFRADVLESLWAQGCTVLLQPDANGSPWTGKEGIYPPGQTPRDQPLAWLESSWQVTATPGSIRYAVNPMVVGNLLDLSFDGQSAIVGPADEAPQPRSYVMTAARPGFLALAPWVEEGSDLERLREVGQQLKAGSGHPRENAYRQDLLHADLHLPPTQLPVPPATPHEDALRAYLSGQASFARPSPLRRWRWWAALLVLAVLWRRGNQR
- the rpsO gene encoding 30S ribosomal protein S15: MSHNQNFQDKKSGIIKANAQSNGDTGSTHVQIALLTERIQNLAKHLGTNKKDKHGQRGLQLMNGQRRRLLKYLERTDYDSYITLTDKLSIRRGQRIVK
- a CDS encoding alpha/beta hydrolase family protein gives rise to the protein MDVTPHIRVAVLLTAFLVPSLGAPSLAQTTSSKTFPAASTSPLSIAAMRARSYPGSALTVRQTLSPGSNYQRWVVSYQSDGLRINALLTVPNGTPPKGGWPAIVFNHGYIPPNVYRTTERYVAYQDAFARAGFVTLKSDYRGHGSSQGEAVGGYYDPGYTVDVLNAAASLRKDKRVNSARLGMWGHSMGGHLTLRAMVIDKTIKAGVIWAGVVAPYNLMQTAWKRGPNAEYIPPSARRRGQEMTAKYGTAAQNPAFWQAVSPNSFLKDLSGPLQLHQGTADVEVPPTFHVALEKGLKAAGIPYTAYVYPGDDHNLSHNLRLALNRSVAFFKAHL
- a CDS encoding GNAT family N-acetyltransferase; this translates as MSEESVETAGETLITLRAAVPEDAEQMASVHIQSWRETYTGLMPPDFLTRMTDDRMQELRGANWRRTIRDADEEVCVAVRGGQVVAFVSGGALRPHTVIPGDYSAEVYTLYALKSVQGQGLGRRLLSEVAKGLNRRGYRGMALWVLASNPTRQFYTHLGGVELGQKTEETRFGPLVEVALGWRHLEALIRPD
- a CDS encoding aminotransferase class I/II-fold pyridoxal phosphate-dependent enzyme; this encodes MTDTASTRVEWLSGRAAQMPGSIFTQMNGAVQEARERGLSIINLSIGSSDLPAPIAALEALRAATHDPASLRYPLFSDTEPLRLAAAAYMVRRFGVVLDPETQVLPLIGAQEGLAHLLLATCNPGDTLLLPDPCYPPYYGAAAVAGLNVHPLPLRAEHDFLPRLDDVPASVQPRALLLNYPNNPTSAVASLEFFEQTAAWCRARGTLLIHDHPYAELTYDGFSAPSALQAGTDGVVELYSLSKSHHLAGLRVGFIAGDASALSALARVKGAIDFHPYLGIQAAAAAALHMPPSGADVFQARRDALVPALRASGWEVAWPQASMYVWGQPPAAPDSLAYTLRAAREVGVALSPGRAFGPSGEGYVRFALVQPPEVLLEAASRLEEIRQAE